From Lolium perenne isolate Kyuss_39 chromosome 5, Kyuss_2.0, whole genome shotgun sequence, a single genomic window includes:
- the LOC127299678 gene encoding O-fucosyltransferase 9, with product MSVAPSLRGAAKAARRHPSGRAGGRRRAAVVLLLAMAYAAGLLMFVLAGGGPVDGDGRAGVTVASFRGRGASPPPPPGSVYRSHIVFERLWPDIRDDAAPASTATAASASSLSTPSSWRRSMLTTPRYPDSGELWMPCVKRRLIPSELPPSNGYLIVEANGGLNQQRLSICDAVAVASLLNATLVIPVFHLNSVWRDPSKFSDIFDEDRFIETLRQHVRVVKELPKDVLLRFNHNTSSIPNMRTKAYSSPDHYLQKVLPKLLELGVVRIAPFSNRLAQSVPSNIQALRCLVNYQALRFAEPIRVLAEDMVVRMMKKSSSTGGKYVSVHLRFEEDMVAFSCCTYDGGQKEKIEMENARERSWRGKFHRPGRVINPEANRRDGKCPLTPLEVGMMLRGMGFDNTTFLYVASGKIYNAAKYMAPLRQMFPLLETKDTLALPEELAEFKGYSSRLAALDYTVSVQSEVFVTTQGGNFPHFLMGHRRYLLGGNAKTIKPDKRKLVLSFDDPNIRWSRFKRQMQDILHHSDVRGIAFRKPNDSIYTFPMPDCMCQQDGT from the exons ATGTCCGTGGCGCCGTCGCTGCGCGGTGCCGCCAAGGCCGCGCGGCGCCACCCGTCGGGCCGCGCCGGGGGGAGGCGCCGCGCCGCGGTCGTCCTGCTCCTCGCGATGGCCTACGCGGCGGGGCTGCTCATGTTCGTCCTCGCAGGCGGAGGCCCCGTCGACGGCGACGGACGCGCGGGCGTCACGGTGGCGTCGTTTCGGGGGCGGGGCgcgtccccgccgccgccgcccgggtcCGTGTACCGCAGCCACATCGTGTTcgagcggctgtggcccgacataCGCGACGACGCCGCGCCCgcgtccaccgccaccgccgcatcCGCTTCCTCCCTCTCCACCCCGTCTTCATGGCGCCGCAGCATG TTAACTACACCACGTTATCCGGATTCTGGAGAGCTATGGATGCCTTGTGTCAAAAGGAGGCTGATTCCATCAG AGTTGCCGCCTTCAAATGGGTATCTCATAGTTGAAGCAAATGGTGGTCTCAATCAACAGCGTCTTTCT ATCTGCGATGCAGTTGCTGTGGCCAGCTTGCTTAATGCAACTCTTGTGATCCCAGTATTTCATTTGAATAGCGTTTGGCGTGATCCTAG CAAATTTAGTGATATTTTTGACGAAGATCGTTTTATCGAGACACTCCGACAACATGTAAGAGTGGTGAAGGAACTCCCTAAAGATGTTTTGCTGCGCTTCAATCATAATACCAGCAGCATACCAAATATGAGAACTAAAGCCTACTCATCTCCAGATCACTATCTGCAGAAGGTGTTACCGAAATTACTGGAGTTAGG GGTTGTGCGCATCGCCCCATTCTCCAATAGATTGGCTCAGTCAGTTCCATCGAATATCCAGGCCTTGAGATGTTTGGTGAACTACCAGGCACTGCGATTTGCCGAGCCAATAAGAGTTCTTGCAGAGGACATGGTTGTCCGAATGATGAAAAAGAGTTCTTCGACTGGTGGGAAATATGTCTCAGTGCATCTCCGTTTCGAAGAG GATATGGTAGCTTTTTCATGCTGTACATATGATGGTGGCCAGAAGGAAAAGATTGAAATGGAAAATGCCCGTGAAAGGAGCTGGAGAGGGAAGTTTCACCGACCTGGTCGAGTTATCAATCCTGAGGCAAACAGAAGGGATGGAAAATGTCCACTTACTCCTCTAGAG GTTGGTATGATGCTGCGAGGCATGGGATTTGACAATACAACCTTCCTCTATGTAGCTTCTGGCAAAATATACaatgctgcaaaatacatggctcCCCTTCGCCAGATGTTCCCTCTTTTAGAGACCAAGGACACTCTTGCTTTGCCTGAAGAACTTGCTGAGTTTAAG GGGTACTCATCTCGGTTAGCAGCATTAGATTACACTGTCTCTGTTCAGAGTGAGGTGTTTGTGACGACTCAAGGGGGGAACTTTCCACACTTTCTGATGGGGCACAGGCGTTACCTGCTAGGAGGGAATGCAAAGACAATAAAACCTGACAAGCGGAAGCTGGTCTTATCTTTTGATGATCCGAATATCAG ATGGAGTCGATTCAAGCGTCAGATGCAGGATATACTACACCACAGTGACGTAAGGGGCATTGCATTCAGGAAACCTAACGACTCCATATACACCTTCCCCATGCCGGATTGCATGTGTCAGCAAGATGGAACATAA